TCTTCCGCCGACTGCAGTTCCCGGCGGAGCTTCAGCGCCCTGCGGTACAGCTCCAGCGTGGAATTCTCCGTGCCGTCCTGCGCCTCGACGGCGTACCGGCTGAACCAGTCCGGCTGCGGCAGGTGCGCGCCGTCCTCGCCGAAGCCGAACGAGGTCCCCTCAACCGTCCACGGCAGCGGAACCCGGCAGCCGTCGCGGCCCACCTCCACACCCTTGTTCCGGAAGAACGTGGGGTCCTGGCGTTCGGAATCCGGGATCTCCGCCACTTCCTGCAGGCCGAGCTCCTCGCCCTGGTACAGGTAGGCGGAGCCGGGCACGGCAAGCATCAGCAGGGTCGCAGCCCGCGCGCGCCGCTCGCCGAGTTCCGTGTCCAGCTGGTCCTTGGGGCCGCCGGCCAACAGCCAGGCCTTCCCGTCCTGAGTGGCCATCTCTTTACCTTCGGGGCCCTTTGCCGGCTTGGGCAGTCCGTAGCGGGTGGCATGCCGGACCACGTCGTGGTTGGAGAAAACCCAGGTGGAGGACGCCCCGCTCTCCTTGGCCTCGGCCAGGTTGCGGGTGATGATTTCGCGGAATTCCTCGGCGTCGAAGTCGGCCTGGAGGAGGTCGAAGTTGAACGCCTGGCCCAGGCCCTGCGGGCTGGCGTAGCGGGCGCGGCGGGTGGCGTGGACCCAGGCCTCGGCGACGGCGGTGCGGGGCGGATTGTATTCGTTGAACACTTCGCGCCATTCGGCGTAGATGTCGTGAACGTCGTCGCGGTCCCAGAACGGATGGGAACCGTCTTCGAAGCCGTCCTCCAGCTGGCCTTCACGGGTCAGTTCCAGCTTGGACAGCAGCGGCTCGGTCAGGTCCTTGGTGAGCGCATGGGCCACGTCCACGCGGAAGCCGTCCACACCGCGGTCGGACCAGAAGCGCAGCGTCTTCAGGAAGTCGTCGCGGACCTCGCGGTTGGACCAGTTCAGGTCCGGCTGTTCCTTGGCGAAGATGTGCATGTACCACTGGCCGGGCGTGCCGTCGGGTTCGGTGATGCGCTCCCAGGCGGGTCCGCCAAAGACCGAGTCCCAGTCCGACGGCGGCAGCTCACCGTTCTCGCCGAGGCCGTCGCGGAAGATGTAGCGGTCGCGGGCGGCGGACCCCTTCGGGGAGGCCAGCGCCTCGCGGAACCATTCGTGCCGGTTGGACGAGTGGTTGGGGACGATATCGGCGATCAGTTTGATGCCTGCGCTGTGCAGGGCCTTGGCCATCTCGTCGAAGTCCGCCAGGGTGCCGAGCTTGGGATCAACGTCGCGGTAGTCGTCCACGTCATAGCCGCCATCCGCCAGTGCTGACGGGTAGAACGGGCTGAGCCATACGGCGTCGATGCCCAAGGCTTTCAAGTACGGGACCTTGGCGGTAATGCCCTTGATGTCCCCCAGGCCGTCACCGTTGGAATCAGAAAAGCTGCGCGGGTAGATCTGGTACACGGCGGCTTGGCGCCACCAGTTGGGATCGGCCGGAAGGTCAGATTCGGACAGGGTTGCCAGCGTGGCAGTGGTGGGCAAGGGGATGATCCTTTTCATCTTGGGGTGATGGTTCCGGGTAGGGTGGGTACAATTTAGATAGTTACTAAATATACTCCCTTACCAATTATGGGACGGCTGAATCTGGAGGTCAAGGACGCATGAGGCACACCGGTGCACCCAGCCCCCAACTGCTGCGACGCCTCAATGCGAACGCCGTCCTGTCCTACCTGCGCGCCGCGGACGTGGGCACGGGTTCAGACCTGATGGCGTGGACAGGACTGACCCGGGCCTCGGTCATCGCGGTATGTGAGGACCTGATCCAGCGGGGCTGGATCAGGGAACTGGAGGCTGACCGCCAGTCCGGACAGCAGAAGGGGCGGCCCGCCCGCCGGTTCGAGCTGAATCCGCGGGCGGGCGTTGTCCTGGGGATCGACATCGGGGCGGCCACCACCACGGCCGCCGTTGCCGACCTTCGTGGAAACATCATCGCAAGGGCAAGCAGGAGCTTCCGGATCCCGGAGATTTCGGCGGCGGAGCGCATCGAGATTGTGGATCAGGCCTGCCGGGCCGCCCTGGCAGAAGCGGGCGCGGCTTCCGGGGACGTCCTGGCGGTAAGTGCCGGCCTGGCGGCACCGGTGGACCGAGCCGGCAATGTCCTGGTGACACGGCCTTTCTGGCGCTTGTTCGACGTCGGCCTCCGGGCCGCCCTGAAGGACCTGCACGGGTGGACGGTGCTGCTGGAGAACGATGCCAACCTCGCGGCCCTGGGCGAACGCTGGCGCGGCACCGGGTCCGGCGTGGACGACCTGGTGGTGATGCTCGCCAGCGAGCGTATCGGTGCCGGGATCGTCGAATCCGGACGGCTCCTGCACGGGCTCTCCGGCGCTGCAGGCGAAATGGGCTACCTGGACCTGGTGGAAGGGGTGGGCAGCTCAGCCGGCATGGCAGTGCTGGCCCGGGAGTGGTATCTGGCCGCCACGGGGCGCCCGCTTGAGGCGCCGGAGGTCTTCGCTGCCGCCGCCGGGGGCGACCCCGCCGCGGCGGCAGTCCTGGACCGGCTGGCCGAGCGGATGGCGCGGGTTGTGGCGTCACTGGCTGTCCTGCTGAACCCGGAGCAGGTGGTGATCGGCGGAGCCGTGGCCGGCTCGGCCGGGGCCCTGGTCCCCGGCATCGAGGCGTGGCTTCCGCGTTTCACCGCGACAGTTCCCCGCGTCACCGTGTCCCCGCTGGGCGACGCGATTGTGACCATCGGGGCGGTCCGGCATGCGCTGGACTTTGTTGAGGCCAATGCGCTGGACCTGGTGCTCGCGGCCCGGCGTTCCTGACGCGTCAGCCCTCACGGCGGCTCTGCACTCTTATTTCTGCACCCTCATTTCTGCACCCTTATTCAGGCATGATCATGGTCCGCAGGTCCAGTTGGCGCAGCACCCTGTCCGCCACCTCGGGGTCCATGTCAGGCTCATTGCGTGCCTGAACCACTTCCTGCCGGGCAGCATCCAGGGCAATGGTCTGGACGGCGATGGCCAGCCCGCGGCCACGGACCCTAAGGTCGGCCACGGATTCGTTCGGGAGGCTGCCGTCGAGGAGTTCGGCGTGCAGGCGGCTCATTTTTGCCTTGACCAGGGCTACTTTTTCGGGCGGCAGGTCCTTCATCAGGTCATGCTGCCTCAGTGCGGACACGGCGGCGGACTGGGCTCGTTGGGCCAGGAGGCGGGCTGCATCACGCTCCTCGGACCCGTCGTTTGAGGCATTGAGCGCCCGCATCAGCCACGGCAGCGTCAGGCCGGGCAGGACCAGCGTGGCCAGGAGCACGGCGCAGGCGATCACCAGCATGTAGTCCCGCGCCGGGAACGGTGTTCCATCAGCCAGCGTCAGGGGCAGTGCCAGTGCGAGGGCCAGGGTGGCCAGTCCGCGCATGCCGCACCAGGTCAGGATCAGGACTTCCTTGGCGGAGCTGGGCTGCAGGAGGTTCTCCCGTTTCCGTGCGCCCAACGCGAGTACGCCCAGCCAGAGGAACCGCACCGCGAACACCAGGACGCAGACGAGCGCCGCCACACCCAGCATGCCCCACATATCCTTGCCTTCGTCCTGGATGACGTGCCGGATTTCGAGTCCCACCAGTCCGAAAGCCAGTCCGGTCACCAGCAGTTCCACCACGTCCCAGAAGGCGGTCCGGGTGATCCGTTCGGCCGCGTCCTCCGGCCGGGAATGGCGCTTGATCTCCAGGGCGGTGACCACAACTGCGATCACGCCGGAGGCGTGGACCTCCTCGGCCAGGATGTACGCGGCGAACGGAACCACGAGCGTCACGGCACTGCGCGCCACCATCGAGCCCACCAGGCGGGTGATCAGGGCAGTGAGCCAGCCCATGCCGATGCCAACCAGCACGGCTACAGCGGCTCCAATGACAAACTTCAGGACGACGTCGGGCCCCAGCTCCGTGCCGCCCACCGCCGCAGCCACCGCCGCCTGGAAGATGACAATGGCGGCAGCATCGTTGAAGAGGCCCTCGCTCTGGAGCACGGTGATCAGCCGGCGCGGCATGTGCACCCGGCCCGCCACGGATTCAACGGCAACCGGGTCCGGCGGGGCCACCATGGAGCCCAGGGCTATCGCCGCCGGAATGCCGATGCCCGGAATCATCAGCCAGGCAGCCCCCGCCACGACGGCCGTGGTGATGACCACAAGCGCGACGGCCAGCAAAAGCAGCGTCCGCCAGCGGACCCGGAAAACGGCCCACGAGCTGCGCTGGGCGGTGGCGAAGAGCAGCGGCGGCAGGAAGAGGGGCAGGATCAGCTCAGGGGAGATCTCCAGGTCCGGGAACCCCGGAATGAAGGTGAGGGCAGCCGCCAGAATCAGCATCAGCACCGGGTACGGCAGCCGGAGGCGGTCCCCCACGCCGACGGCCACCACCGTGGCCAGGAGGAGTCCGATGATGAGTGCCAACTGATCCATGTGCCTGCTTCCCCGGCGGGGCGGCCTGTCCCGCCACCTGGCCGGAGGCGCCTGCCGCCCGCCTCAGTTTATCCGCCCGGCACCTGTCCGTGGCGGAATCACCAGCGCTCCTCTGCGGCGGATTCGGGCTACGGTAGCGGCCCCAGTGCCGCTGCGATGGGCAGGGTGCCGTCGCGGAACTCAATGGTCCGCCCGGCCGTTTGGGGCAGGTCCAGGACCGCGGCTGCCACGCTGGCCGTGTTGCTGCGGGAGGTGGCCCCGTTCCCGTCCCGCGGCGGGTTGACCTCGATCAGGCCGCTGGCCGGCTGGTCCGTCAGGCTGCCCGGGCCCAGGATGGTCCAGGCAAGGGGTGTGCCGCGCAGGTATTCATCCGCCGCCGTCTTGGCCTCGGCGTAGGCGAAGAAGGGGTTGTCCGCCGGGACGCCGTGGTCCGGGCCGGCGCCCAGGTAGGACACCATGACGTAACGCTGCACGCCGGCCTTCACCGCCGCGTCCATGGACCGGATGGCCGCGTCCCGGTCCACCGCGTAGGTGCGCTCCGGGTTGCCTCCCCCGGCCCCGGCGGACCAGACCACGGCGTCGTGGCCGCTGATCGCATCGGCGATCTCCGCCGTCGTCGAGTTTTCAACGTCCAGGACCGACGGCGTTGCTCCCGTGGCCGCGACGTCCGCGGCGTGCTCCGGGTTCCGGATGATGGAGGTGACGCTGTGGCCTTCGGTGGCGAGGAGCGTGGACAGGTGGAGGGCCACTTTGCCGTGGCCGCCGATGATAACGATGCGGGTCATGCCCCCATTCTGCCCCCATGCGGCGTTCCACGCAGTCAGGCGAGGGTGCGGTATCTCAGATAGACCACGCCGTTGCCGAACCGGCGTTCCTCCAGCAGTTCAAGCTTGAGGGTCAGGCCGTCGGGCAGGAACCTCAGGCCGCCGCCAACGGCCACCGGGTTGAGGAACAGCTGGCACTCGTCCACGAGCCCGGCCTGCAGGGCCGCCGCGGCGAGGGTGGATCCGCCGACGCTGATCTTTCCGTCGGTGCCGTCCTTCAGTTTCCGGACCGCGCCGGCATCGAAGGTCCGCTCGATCCTGGTCCGGGCCGTGGTGACGGTTTCGAGGGTTGAAGAGTAGACAACTTTGTCTGCCCCCAGCCAGATCCGGCCGTAGTCCTGGATGTACTCCGGCGCACCCGGCGTGCTGCCGAAGGTTTCCCAGACCGCCATGACCTCGTACATCCGGCGGCCGAACAGGTACGTGTCCACGTCCCGCTCGAGGTCGTTGACGAAGGTGTGGACTTCCCGGTCAGGTTCGCTCCAGCTGAAGTTGCCGTCCCGGTCCGCCACGTAACCATCGAGGGAGGCGATTCCTGTGTAGATGAGCTGGCCCATCCGCCTATTGTGCCGCCGTCGTGCGGTGTTGGATAGGTTTGCGGTGCTGGACAGGTTTGGCGCGCGCTGAGTGGCGGGCTCTCGGCGCTAAGCTCCGTCCATAACGCCGAGAGCCCGCCGCTCACTTCACGAAGAACTGCTGCGCCAGGGTCCAAAGGTTGGTGGTGGTCCAGTAGACCAGGACGCCGATCGGGAAGAGGATTCCGCCCACTCCGAAGATGAGCGGCAGGACGTACAGGAACATCCTCTGCTGCCGGAGCAAGGGATTATCTGCGGACTCGTCGGGCAGGCTTCTGGCCATGATCCGTCGCTGGGTCAGGAACTGTGCGGCCGTCATGACCAGGATCATCACCACGGTGAGGACTGTGACCGCCGCCTGATCCCCCCCGACCTGGTGCAGGACCGATGCTGACAGCGGGGCGCCGTGAATGCTCGACGCGTCGAACTGCACCACCTGCTGATGGC
The window above is part of the Pseudarthrobacter sp. IC2-21 genome. Proteins encoded here:
- a CDS encoding SDR family oxidoreductase, yielding MTRIVIIGGHGKVALHLSTLLATEGHSVTSIIRNPEHAADVAATGATPSVLDVENSTTAEIADAISGHDAVVWSAGAGGGNPERTYAVDRDAAIRSMDAAVKAGVQRYVMVSYLGAGPDHGVPADNPFFAYAEAKTAADEYLRGTPLAWTILGPGSLTDQPASGLIEVNPPRDGNGATSRSNTASVAAAVLDLPQTAGRTIEFRDGTLPIAAALGPLP
- a CDS encoding ROK family protein, producing the protein MRHTGAPSPQLLRRLNANAVLSYLRAADVGTGSDLMAWTGLTRASVIAVCEDLIQRGWIRELEADRQSGQQKGRPARRFELNPRAGVVLGIDIGAATTTAAVADLRGNIIARASRSFRIPEISAAERIEIVDQACRAALAEAGAASGDVLAVSAGLAAPVDRAGNVLVTRPFWRLFDVGLRAALKDLHGWTVLLENDANLAALGERWRGTGSGVDDLVVMLASERIGAGIVESGRLLHGLSGAAGEMGYLDLVEGVGSSAGMAVLAREWYLAATGRPLEAPEVFAAAAGGDPAAAAVLDRLAERMARVVASLAVLLNPEQVVIGGAVAGSAGALVPGIEAWLPRFTATVPRVTVSPLGDAIVTIGAVRHALDFVEANALDLVLAARRS
- a CDS encoding dihydrofolate reductase family protein, which translates into the protein MGQLIYTGIASLDGYVADRDGNFSWSEPDREVHTFVNDLERDVDTYLFGRRMYEVMAVWETFGSTPGAPEYIQDYGRIWLGADKVVYSSTLETVTTARTRIERTFDAGAVRKLKDGTDGKISVGGSTLAAAALQAGLVDECQLFLNPVAVGGGLRFLPDGLTLKLELLEERRFGNGVVYLRYRTLA
- a CDS encoding glycoside hydrolase family 13 protein, translated to MPTTATLATLSESDLPADPNWWRQAAVYQIYPRSFSDSNGDGLGDIKGITAKVPYLKALGIDAVWLSPFYPSALADGGYDVDDYRDVDPKLGTLADFDEMAKALHSAGIKLIADIVPNHSSNRHEWFREALASPKGSAARDRYIFRDGLGENGELPPSDWDSVFGGPAWERITEPDGTPGQWYMHIFAKEQPDLNWSNREVRDDFLKTLRFWSDRGVDGFRVDVAHALTKDLTEPLLSKLELTREGQLEDGFEDGSHPFWDRDDVHDIYAEWREVFNEYNPPRTAVAEAWVHATRRARYASPQGLGQAFNFDLLQADFDAEEFREIITRNLAEAKESGASSTWVFSNHDVVRHATRYGLPKPAKGPEGKEMATQDGKAWLLAGGPKDQLDTELGERRARAATLLMLAVPGSAYLYQGEELGLQEVAEIPDSERQDPTFFRNKGVEVGRDGCRVPLPWTVEGTSFGFGEDGAHLPQPDWFSRYAVEAQDGTENSTLELYRRALKLRRELQSAEELEWLDTGNPDVLHFSRPSGWQSVTNFGDTAVELPAGNVLVSSSPLEDGKLPGNTTVWLR
- a CDS encoding Na+/H+ antiporter yields the protein MDQLALIIGLLLATVVAVGVGDRLRLPYPVLMLILAAALTFIPGFPDLEISPELILPLFLPPLLFATAQRSSWAVFRVRWRTLLLLAVALVVITTAVVAGAAWLMIPGIGIPAAIALGSMVAPPDPVAVESVAGRVHMPRRLITVLQSEGLFNDAAAIVIFQAAVAAAVGGTELGPDVVLKFVIGAAVAVLVGIGMGWLTALITRLVGSMVARSAVTLVVPFAAYILAEEVHASGVIAVVVTALEIKRHSRPEDAAERITRTAFWDVVELLVTGLAFGLVGLEIRHVIQDEGKDMWGMLGVAALVCVLVFAVRFLWLGVLALGARKRENLLQPSSAKEVLILTWCGMRGLATLALALALPLTLADGTPFPARDYMLVIACAVLLATLVLPGLTLPWLMRALNASNDGSEERDAARLLAQRAQSAAVSALRQHDLMKDLPPEKVALVKAKMSRLHAELLDGSLPNESVADLRVRGRGLAIAVQTIALDAARQEVVQARNEPDMDPEVADRVLRQLDLRTMIMPE